One Candidatus Anaeroferrophillus wilburensis DNA window includes the following coding sequences:
- a CDS encoding CoB--CoM heterodisulfide reductase iron-sulfur subunit A family protein, which produces MGDVVQMSEEQQKAPAATVPVDRRVMVIGGGIAGITTAIDLGSAGYQVVLVERLSAIGGRMLQLSETFPTLDCAQCTLTPRTVETGQHPNVQLKVYCEVEGLSGQPGDFTVSIRQKRAYVDWSKCTGCGTCVEKCPTKNFSLFERDAGTMKAIYTPSPQAVPNKPVINEEFCRYLTKGKCGVCAKVCPVGAIDFEQQDSFFEERVGAIVVATGFDIYDWKRNMPELGGGMIPDVIDGLTMERFLSASGPTAGKVLRPSDGRVPRDVVFIQCVGSRNPELHKSYCSRVCCMYTAKHARLYKHKVHDGQAYIFYIDLRTTGKGYEQFLQQSTSEENLVYLRGRAAKLVQQGDKVMVWGADTLSGKKVEIAADLVVVAAAMVPNEGAEKLADILGIRCNKDGFFVEEDYKLAPIDSGQQGIFLAGCCQGTKDIADSVAQGSAAASKVQVFLSSLRRGRQSAAAE; this is translated from the coding sequence ATGGGAGACGTTGTGCAGATGAGTGAAGAGCAGCAAAAGGCACCGGCAGCAACTGTACCCGTAGATCGACGGGTTATGGTGATCGGCGGCGGCATTGCCGGGATTACCACCGCCATCGATCTCGGCAGCGCCGGGTACCAGGTGGTTCTGGTGGAGCGGCTGTCGGCGATTGGCGGCCGGATGCTGCAGCTGTCCGAAACTTTCCCCACCCTTGATTGCGCCCAGTGTACCCTGACTCCCAGAACGGTGGAAACGGGCCAGCACCCCAATGTCCAGCTGAAGGTTTACTGTGAAGTGGAAGGCCTCAGTGGCCAGCCGGGTGATTTCACCGTCAGTATCCGCCAGAAGCGGGCCTATGTTGACTGGAGCAAGTGTACCGGCTGCGGCACTTGTGTGGAGAAGTGTCCGACTAAGAATTTCTCCCTTTTCGAGCGTGATGCCGGGACAATGAAAGCAATCTATACCCCGTCTCCCCAGGCGGTGCCCAACAAGCCGGTGATTAACGAGGAGTTCTGCCGCTACCTTACGAAGGGCAAGTGCGGTGTCTGTGCCAAGGTCTGCCCGGTGGGGGCGATTGATTTCGAGCAGCAGGACAGTTTTTTCGAGGAGCGGGTGGGGGCCATTGTGGTGGCCACCGGTTTTGATATCTACGACTGGAAACGTAACATGCCGGAACTGGGCGGCGGAATGATACCCGACGTTATTGACGGGCTGACCATGGAGCGTTTTCTCTCGGCCTCCGGGCCCACCGCTGGCAAGGTTCTTCGGCCGTCGGACGGTCGGGTGCCCCGGGATGTGGTGTTCATCCAGTGTGTCGGTTCCCGGAACCCGGAGCTGCATAAATCCTACTGCTCACGGGTCTGCTGCATGTATACCGCCAAGCATGCCCGACTCTATAAGCATAAGGTCCATGACGGGCAAGCCTATATTTTTTACATTGACCTGCGAACCACCGGCAAGGGCTATGAGCAGTTTCTCCAGCAGTCAACCTCTGAAGAAAACCTGGTCTATCTTCGGGGTCGGGCTGCCAAGTTGGTTCAGCAGGGTGATAAGGTGATGGTCTGGGGAGCTGACACCCTGAGTGGTAAAAAGGTTGAGATCGCCGCTGATCTGGTGGTGGTGGCCGCAGCCATGGTTCCCAATGAAGGGGCGGAAAAACTGGCTGATATCCTTGGCATCAGGTGCAATAAGGACGGTTTCTTCGTTGAAGAGGATTATAAGCTGGCTCCTATTGACAGCGGGCAGCAAGGGATTTTCCTGGCCGGCTGCTGTCAGGGGACCAAGGATATTGCCGACAGTGTTGCCCAGGGCAGCGCGGCGGCCAGCAAGGTACAGGTATTTCTCTCATCTTTGCGCCGTGGCCGGCAGTCGGCGGCTGCTGAATAG
- a CDS encoding Fe-S-containing hydro-lyase: MSEAIRLTPPLTDADVERLRSGDRVLISGTIYTGRDAAHKRLVDLLEQGKELPLPLQGEIIYFVGPTPARPGHAIGAAGPTTSYRMDSYSPTLLAHGLKGMIGKGGRSQAVKDAMKTYKGIYFTAVGGAGALLAQRIKKAEVIAYEDLGPEAIRRLEVEDFPVVVVNDIYGNDLYEQGVSQYQK; encoded by the coding sequence ATGAGTGAAGCTATTCGCCTGACTCCGCCATTGACCGATGCTGATGTGGAGCGCCTGCGCAGCGGCGATCGGGTTTTGATCAGTGGAACGATCTACACCGGGCGGGATGCGGCCCATAAACGTCTGGTGGATCTGCTGGAGCAGGGCAAAGAACTGCCATTGCCGTTGCAGGGGGAGATTATCTATTTTGTCGGGCCGACCCCGGCCCGGCCGGGGCATGCCATCGGTGCTGCCGGACCGACGACCAGCTACCGCATGGATTCCTATTCTCCCACCCTGCTGGCCCATGGACTCAAGGGCATGATCGGCAAGGGGGGGCGCAGTCAGGCGGTAAAAGATGCCATGAAGACCTATAAGGGGATATACTTCACCGCAGTGGGCGGAGCAGGTGCCCTGTTGGCCCAGCGGATCAAAAAGGCGGAAGTGATTGCTTATGAGGATTTAGGGCCGGAGGCCATCCGCCGTCTGGAGGTAGAGGATTTTCCGGTGGTGGTGGTCAATGATATTTACGGCAATGACCTGTATGAGCAGGGAGTCAGCCAGTACCAGAAATAG
- a CDS encoding hydroxymethylglutaryl-CoA lyase, protein MVHPYNALPATVRVVEVGPRDGWQNLPEFLATEQKISLINALSACGFAEIEVSSFVSPRAIPQLRDAADVFAAIDRVAGTVYSALVPNERGLEQAIDAGVDKVGFFISASETHNRHNIGQTIAETRAVIGRMTTRVPTTMSVRASISNVFGCPYEGRVPVAGVAGLVSELISLGINEITLCDTLGVATPLHVAVVLEHLATAGLQADFGLHLHDTCGRALAGVVAGLQMGITRFDSAVGGLGGCPYAPGAAGNLATEDLVFCLEDMGLATGIKPEALVQAAELFARTIPQANSHMLGFLKGCEMAKESTAS, encoded by the coding sequence ATGGTTCACCCGTACAATGCACTGCCGGCCACGGTCAGGGTTGTTGAAGTCGGCCCCCGGGACGGCTGGCAGAATCTGCCGGAATTTTTGGCGACCGAGCAGAAAATTTCTTTGATTAATGCCCTTTCAGCCTGTGGCTTTGCTGAAATAGAGGTCAGTTCCTTCGTCAGCCCCCGGGCCATTCCCCAGCTTCGCGATGCGGCTGATGTTTTTGCTGCCATTGACCGGGTTGCTGGTACCGTCTATTCGGCCTTGGTGCCTAATGAGCGGGGATTGGAGCAGGCCATTGATGCCGGAGTTGACAAAGTGGGCTTTTTCATCTCCGCCAGTGAAACCCATAACCGGCACAATATCGGCCAGACGATTGCTGAGACCAGAGCGGTTATTGGCAGAATGACCACCCGGGTGCCAACAACCATGAGTGTCCGGGCTTCCATCTCCAACGTGTTCGGCTGTCCCTATGAAGGCCGGGTTCCGGTTGCCGGGGTGGCGGGGCTGGTCAGTGAGTTGATCTCTTTGGGGATCAACGAAATAACTTTGTGTGATACTTTGGGGGTAGCAACGCCGCTACACGTGGCGGTGGTGCTGGAACACCTGGCAACCGCCGGACTGCAGGCCGATTTTGGTCTCCATCTCCATGATACCTGTGGTCGGGCCCTGGCTGGAGTTGTCGCCGGCCTGCAGATGGGCATAACCCGCTTTGACAGTGCCGTGGGTGGACTGGGTGGCTGTCCCTATGCTCCCGGTGCCGCCGGCAACCTGGCAACCGAGGACTTGGTTTTCTGCCTTGAGGATATGGGCCTTGCCACAGGAATTAAACCTGAAGCCCTGGTGCAGGCGGCAGAACTGTTTGCCCGCACCATCCCCCAGGCAAACAGTCATATGCTGGGATTTCTCAAAGGGTGTGAGATGGCGAAGGAATCAACTGCATCTTGA
- a CDS encoding enoyl-CoA hydratase/isomerase family protein, translated as MAETILTDNRDGVLLITLNRPESMNSLNRELLGSLADVVKEIAFDRDVRVVVITGAGEKSFCSGADLKERATMSPAEVKQYIYNIRNTFTMVENLPKPVIAAINGFAFGGGTELAMAADIRIAAPNAVMGLTETSLGIIPGAGGTQRLARLVGKGKAKELVFLAQRLKASEALEIGLVNRVAAEGKLLDEALEMAAKINENAPIALEMAKYAINHGSEVDLASGLALESNCYAVTIPTKDRQEGLLAFREKRKPVYIGE; from the coding sequence ATGGCAGAGACAATTCTGACTGATAACCGTGACGGTGTGCTTCTGATTACCTTGAACCGTCCGGAGAGTATGAACTCACTTAACCGCGAGCTGCTTGGTTCCTTGGCCGACGTGGTGAAAGAGATCGCTTTTGACCGCGATGTTCGGGTAGTGGTGATTACCGGTGCCGGCGAGAAATCCTTTTGCTCCGGTGCCGATCTGAAAGAACGGGCGACCATGAGCCCCGCTGAAGTCAAGCAGTATATCTACAACATCAGAAATACCTTCACTATGGTGGAAAATCTGCCCAAACCGGTGATTGCGGCGATCAATGGTTTTGCTTTTGGCGGCGGTACGGAACTGGCTATGGCGGCGGATATCCGGATTGCCGCGCCCAATGCGGTCATGGGGTTGACGGAAACCAGCCTGGGGATCATTCCCGGGGCCGGCGGCACCCAGCGGCTGGCCCGCCTGGTGGGTAAAGGGAAAGCTAAAGAGCTGGTTTTTCTGGCCCAGCGGCTCAAAGCTTCTGAAGCGCTGGAAATCGGTCTGGTGAACCGGGTGGCAGCAGAGGGCAAGCTCCTCGACGAGGCTCTGGAGATGGCGGCTAAAATTAATGAAAATGCCCCCATTGCCCTTGAAATGGCCAAGTATGCCATCAACCATGGCAGCGAGGTTGATCTGGCTTCAGGCTTGGCGCTCGAATCCAACTGTTACGCCGTAACCATCCCCACCAAGGACCGCCAGGAAGGCTTGCTGGCTTTTCGCGAAAAGCGGAAACCGGTATATATCGGCGAATAA
- a CDS encoding fumarate hydratase, translating into MREIAVGSISDAVASLCMAANYELGDDMQAVIATAIDREESPTGIDILKQLQENAAIAAHDRVAICQDTGLAVVFVEVGQEVHLVGGDLSAAINDGVRRGYQEGFLRKSSCHPFTRKNTGDNTPAIIHYSLVPGDKVKIIVAPKGGGSENMSKVVMLKPADGIEGIKREVVAWVQQAGANPCPPTIVGVGIGGTFERAALLAKEALLRPAGDPSADPELALLEKDLLAAINELGIGPQGLGGRVTSFAVHVKMLPCHIASLPLAINIQCHAARHKEVVI; encoded by the coding sequence ATGCGGGAAATTGCAGTAGGTAGTATCAGTGATGCTGTGGCCAGTCTCTGTATGGCGGCCAATTACGAACTTGGTGATGACATGCAGGCGGTGATTGCCACTGCCATCGACCGCGAGGAGTCGCCCACCGGTATTGATATCCTCAAACAGCTGCAGGAAAATGCTGCTATTGCCGCCCATGATCGGGTAGCCATCTGTCAGGATACCGGTCTGGCGGTTGTCTTTGTTGAAGTGGGCCAGGAGGTTCACCTGGTTGGTGGTGATTTGTCAGCCGCCATCAACGACGGTGTCCGACGCGGCTACCAGGAAGGTTTTCTGCGAAAATCATCCTGCCATCCCTTTACCCGCAAGAATACCGGCGACAATACGCCGGCCATCATTCATTATTCCCTGGTTCCCGGAGACAAAGTTAAAATCATTGTTGCCCCCAAAGGCGGCGGCAGTGAGAATATGTCAAAAGTGGTGATGCTCAAACCTGCTGACGGCATTGAGGGGATCAAGCGGGAGGTGGTTGCCTGGGTGCAGCAGGCCGGTGCCAATCCCTGTCCGCCCACCATTGTCGGGGTCGGTATCGGCGGTACCTTTGAGCGGGCTGCCCTGCTGGCCAAAGAGGCGTTGCTGCGTCCGGCCGGGGACCCCAGTGCCGACCCAGAACTTGCCCTGCTGGAAAAGGATCTGCTGGCAGCGATTAATGAACTTGGCATCGGTCCCCAGGGGCTTGGCGGCCGGGTGACCAGTTTTGCCGTCCATGTCAAGATGCTGCCCTGCCATATTGCCAGTCTGCCGCTGGCCATCAATATTCAATGTCATGCCGCTCGGCATAAAGAGGTTGTCATTTAA
- a CDS encoding CoB--CoM heterodisulfide reductase iron-sulfur subunit A family protein, with product MKKIGVFVCWCGSNIAGSVDVDRVVTEVRKCKDVKHAENYMYMCSDPGQQLVKDTIEKEGLNGVVVACCSPRMHENTFRKAAGLVGLNSYLVEIANIREQCSWVHQNNKPVATAKAINIIEATLDKVRDNIPLETITISLNKRVLVVGAGIAGIMAALDLADAGYDVAMVEKQPAIGGHMRQLGKTFPYFQDVPAMLGRKVQEVMAHPNIKVYCNAEVADLDGYVGNFEVTIATQAAYVNQELCTNCGACLEVCPVQLPNAFDRGLTTRGAIYRYGGQELKPVVDQDACLHVADGSCDKCFQACSEAAISFAAEPESEVEKIGAIIMATGYDLYDQRQFPEYGGGRYPDVIDGLAMERMLDPLGPTGGKVVCPSDGRIPRSVVFVQCVGSRDPERHKPYCSRACCMYVAKQARQYRQQVAEGMAYISYMDIRSDSRDFEEFVQQGMEEDRLVYIRGRVAKIFPENQSLKVWTADTLTGRKVEIDADLVVLALAMEPRAGIKELAKKMRVTVDEEGFFSETHIKLYPVESSTKGVYLAGCCQSPKDITDTVSQALATSGKIQTLFSNETLIADPLIAEVKDDVCSGCGICVEICPYGARVMNDFSRISEVNQAVCQGCGACISACPNKACELVNSTSCQFIRMIGDFVQESPALELVEQGAE from the coding sequence ATGAAAAAAATAGGGGTTTTTGTCTGCTGGTGCGGTTCCAATATTGCCGGTAGTGTTGATGTCGACCGGGTGGTGACAGAGGTCCGGAAATGTAAGGATGTCAAGCATGCCGAGAACTACATGTACATGTGTTCTGATCCCGGCCAGCAGTTGGTGAAAGATACCATTGAAAAAGAAGGGCTCAACGGGGTGGTGGTGGCCTGCTGCTCGCCCCGGATGCACGAAAATACCTTCCGCAAGGCAGCCGGTCTCGTGGGGCTGAATTCCTACCTGGTGGAAATCGCCAATATCCGCGAACAGTGCAGCTGGGTCCATCAGAATAATAAGCCGGTGGCCACTGCTAAAGCGATCAATATCATCGAGGCCACCCTGGATAAGGTGCGCGACAATATCCCGTTGGAAACCATTACCATCTCGCTTAATAAACGGGTACTGGTGGTAGGTGCCGGTATTGCCGGAATCATGGCGGCCCTGGATCTTGCCGATGCCGGCTATGACGTGGCCATGGTGGAAAAGCAGCCAGCCATCGGCGGCCATATGCGGCAGCTGGGAAAAACCTTTCCCTATTTTCAGGATGTGCCAGCCATGCTTGGCCGCAAGGTGCAGGAGGTGATGGCGCACCCGAACATCAAGGTGTACTGCAATGCCGAAGTAGCTGACCTGGATGGCTACGTGGGTAATTTTGAGGTTACCATTGCCACCCAGGCTGCCTATGTCAACCAGGAGCTTTGTACCAATTGCGGTGCCTGTCTGGAGGTCTGTCCGGTTCAACTGCCCAATGCTTTTGATCGCGGACTGACCACCCGCGGCGCAATCTACCGATATGGTGGTCAGGAGCTGAAGCCGGTTGTCGATCAGGATGCCTGCCTGCACGTTGCCGATGGCAGTTGCGATAAATGTTTCCAGGCTTGCAGTGAAGCGGCGATCTCTTTTGCCGCTGAGCCGGAGTCTGAGGTGGAGAAGATTGGTGCGATTATCATGGCCACCGGTTATGACCTGTATGACCAGCGGCAGTTTCCCGAATATGGCGGCGGCCGCTATCCTGATGTAATAGATGGTCTGGCCATGGAGCGGATGCTTGATCCCCTGGGGCCAACCGGCGGTAAAGTTGTCTGCCCTTCCGACGGCCGGATTCCCAGGAGTGTGGTGTTTGTCCAGTGCGTCGGTTCCCGTGACCCTGAACGGCATAAGCCCTACTGCTCCCGGGCCTGCTGCATGTATGTTGCCAAACAGGCTCGTCAGTACCGCCAGCAGGTGGCGGAGGGGATGGCATATATCTCCTATATGGATATCCGTTCCGACAGCCGCGATTTTGAGGAGTTTGTCCAGCAGGGGATGGAGGAGGACCGGCTGGTCTATATTCGCGGCCGGGTGGCTAAAATTTTTCCGGAAAACCAGAGTCTAAAAGTCTGGACCGCTGACACCCTGACGGGCAGAAAAGTTGAGATCGATGCCGATCTGGTGGTTCTCGCCCTGGCGATGGAGCCGCGGGCTGGCATCAAAGAGCTGGCCAAGAAGATGCGGGTGACGGTGGACGAAGAGGGATTTTTCTCTGAAACCCATATCAAGCTCTATCCGGTGGAAAGCTCCACCAAGGGTGTTTACCTGGCTGGTTGTTGCCAGTCACCCAAAGATATAACTGATACGGTTTCCCAGGCTTTAGCCACTTCCGGAAAAATTCAGACCCTGTTTTCCAATGAAACTCTGATTGCCGATCCGCTGATTGCCGAAGTCAAGGACGATGTCTGCAGCGGCTGCGGCATCTGTGTGGAAATCTGTCCCTACGGAGCACGGGTGATGAATGATTTCAGCCGAATTTCCGAGGTCAACCAAGCGGTCTGCCAGGGCTGCGGCGCCTGTATCTCCGCCTGCCCCAATAAAGCATGTGAACTGGTGAATTCAACCTCCTGTCAATTTATCCGGATGATTGGTGATTTTGTTCAGGAAAGCCCGGCTCTGGAGCTGGTGGAGCAAGGAGCTGAGTAA
- a CDS encoding 4Fe-4S dicluster domain-containing protein translates to MAEQTFLEQVVARSGQPVNLCYQCRKCTLGCPTVDDFDYPPNMVMRMIQLGMKDELLRSKAIWMCVSCETCGTRCPNGIKTAPVMDVLREMCLQEGIAPADQVTVDFHRAFTGSIRTFGRIHEATMLMQYKMKTRNFTTDVDVGLKLFLKGKIPILPKKSKNIKKIKEIFDKSGVK, encoded by the coding sequence ATGGCTGAGCAAACCTTTCTCGAGCAGGTAGTGGCCCGAAGCGGCCAACCCGTCAATCTCTGCTACCAGTGCCGCAAATGCACCCTTGGCTGTCCGACGGTGGATGACTTTGATTATCCGCCCAACATGGTGATGCGGATGATTCAATTGGGGATGAAGGATGAGCTGCTGCGCAGCAAAGCAATCTGGATGTGTGTTTCCTGTGAAACCTGCGGCACCCGCTGCCCAAACGGTATCAAAACGGCACCGGTAATGGATGTCCTGCGGGAGATGTGTCTGCAAGAGGGGATTGCGCCTGCGGATCAGGTGACGGTGGATTTTCACCGGGCTTTCACCGGCAGCATCCGGACTTTCGGCCGCATTCATGAAGCCACCATGCTCATGCAGTATAAAATGAAAACCAGGAATTTTACTACCGATGTCGATGTGGGCCTAAAGCTCTTCCTTAAGGGAAAAATTCCCATTCTTCCAAAAAAATCAAAGAATATTAAGAAGATAAAAGAAATATTTGATAAGTCAGGTGTAAAATAG
- a CDS encoding 4Fe-4S dicluster domain-containing protein produces the protein MKATISQDTVRADFVQKVAEISGENFFNCYQCGNCSAGCPSVEEMDLLPSQVVRYLQLGLVEEVKTCKSMWVCAACLMCHARCPKGVDISKIMDALRVLRLREDEHNSRIDVTDFDDDYLERAPQIAMISGYRKFLSL, from the coding sequence ATGAAAGCAACGATTTCTCAGGATACCGTCCGCGCCGATTTTGTCCAGAAAGTGGCGGAAATCAGCGGTGAGAATTTCTTTAACTGTTATCAGTGCGGAAACTGTTCGGCTGGCTGCCCATCGGTGGAAGAGATGGATCTGCTGCCCAGCCAGGTGGTCCGCTATCTGCAGCTTGGCCTGGTGGAAGAGGTGAAAACCTGTAAATCCATGTGGGTGTGCGCCGCCTGCCTCATGTGTCATGCCCGCTGCCCCAAGGGGGTGGATATTTCCAAGATTATGGATGCCCTGCGGGTGCTGCGCCTGCGGGAGGATGAGCATAATTCCCGGATTGATGTTACGGATTTCGATGATGATTATCTTGAGAGGGCACCACAGATAGCCATGATCAGCGGCTATCGCAAATTTCTCTCGCTGTAA
- a CDS encoding pyruvate carboxyltransferase: protein MSNHDLFDVFKRMPKKVNIGDITVRDGFQHEEHFIPTRAKIFYLHEMAFAGIKRMEVTNLGNPRNMPQFSDAEELLKSVHSDIFKKRLTKRGINPSDIEWTCITIRESAVDRAIELKEKGYGPDRILMMVSTDEQHHFANSGTTLPQYWKEAERCIKKCHAAGIKMCGTVSTIWGSPISGPTKFEDAVEFTKRWLSIGADDIEHADHDGSAPPDKVYRYFSMILDALPNTDLHIGHFHVTRGWGNANVLAALQAGITNFEATIGGTGGQPANFVDGVPGLGTGQYYYKDPNVVGLSVLEDMLVMMDEMGIETGIDIDRILELGTMMERTVGRRLRSESILNGRIPKEVRTDFKRPQLPIQKEKNGEKPGQLIPDGWPENAVVPPEISGLK from the coding sequence ATGTCAAACCATGATCTCTTCGACGTGTTTAAGCGGATGCCGAAAAAGGTCAATATTGGTGATATTACCGTCAGAGACGGTTTTCAGCACGAGGAACACTTTATTCCCACTCGGGCCAAGATCTTTTATCTGCACGAAATGGCCTTTGCCGGTATCAAACGGATGGAGGTGACCAACCTTGGCAACCCCCGCAATATGCCCCAGTTCAGCGACGCAGAAGAGCTGCTGAAAAGTGTCCACAGCGATATTTTCAAAAAGCGGCTGACCAAACGGGGCATCAATCCCAGCGATATTGAATGGACCTGCATCACGATTCGTGAAAGTGCGGTGGATCGGGCGATTGAGTTGAAAGAAAAGGGCTATGGGCCGGATCGGATTCTGATGATGGTATCCACCGATGAACAGCACCATTTTGCCAACTCCGGCACCACTTTGCCGCAGTATTGGAAAGAGGCTGAACGCTGCATTAAAAAGTGCCATGCTGCCGGCATCAAGATGTGCGGGACGGTGAGCACCATCTGGGGCAGCCCCATTTCCGGTCCGACCAAATTTGAGGACGCAGTAGAGTTTACCAAGAGATGGCTGAGCATCGGTGCTGATGACATCGAACATGCCGACCATGATGGTTCGGCACCGCCGGACAAGGTCTACCGTTATTTTTCCATGATTCTCGATGCCCTGCCCAATACGGACCTGCATATAGGTCATTTCCATGTTACTCGGGGCTGGGGGAATGCCAATGTCCTGGCTGCCCTGCAGGCTGGAATTACCAATTTTGAGGCAACCATCGGCGGTACCGGCGGCCAGCCGGCCAATTTCGTCGATGGAGTGCCGGGACTGGGTACCGGGCAGTACTATTACAAAGATCCCAACGTGGTCGGCCTTTCGGTATTGGAAGATATGCTGGTGATGATGGATGAGATGGGGATTGAAACCGGCATCGACATTGACCGTATTCTGGAACTGGGGACCATGATGGAAAGAACCGTCGGCCGCCGCCTGCGTTCCGAATCGATCCTCAACGGGCGGATTCCCAAAGAGGTGCGTACTGATTTCAAACGGCCGCAGCTGCCCATTCAAAAAGAGAAGAACGGTGAAAAACCCGGTCAGCTGATTCCTGACGGCTGGCCTGAGAATGCCGTTGTACCGCCGGAGATTTCCGGCCTCAAATAA
- a CDS encoding CoB--CoM heterodisulfide reductase iron-sulfur subunit B family protein, with translation MNYTYFPGCTLYTKAKKLDDAGRECSRRLGFELDELPDWTCCGATFPLVNDYHIAMSGPTRILADTKEQGSDKLVALCSVCYNVLKRTNHVMRTDEERRAKITDFIERDYHGETEVLHYLQVLRDELGFDQLAEKISKPLEGLKVACYYGCLLLRPVKEIGLDSMENPTIFEDFVRALGAEPVDFPFKIECCSAFQTVHSMDLATRCSRDILNSARNCGADLVITTCPLCQFNLDDRQPEIKKADPSFEQIPVVYFTQLLALALELPVAELGFERNLIDPLPMLQAKGIGVE, from the coding sequence ATGAACTATACCTACTTCCCGGGCTGTACCCTCTACACCAAAGCCAAGAAGCTCGATGATGCCGGTCGTGAGTGCAGCCGGCGCCTGGGGTTTGAGCTGGATGAGCTTCCCGACTGGACCTGCTGCGGGGCAACCTTTCCGCTGGTGAATGATTATCATATCGCCATGTCCGGCCCCACCCGGATACTTGCCGACACCAAGGAGCAGGGCAGTGATAAGCTGGTGGCGCTCTGCTCGGTCTGCTACAATGTGCTCAAACGCACCAATCACGTCATGCGCACCGATGAAGAACGGCGGGCTAAGATTACCGATTTTATTGAACGGGACTATCATGGTGAGACCGAAGTGCTGCATTACCTTCAGGTTCTGCGTGATGAACTGGGTTTTGACCAGCTGGCTGAGAAGATCAGCAAGCCACTGGAAGGCCTGAAGGTCGCCTGCTACTATGGTTGTCTGCTGCTGCGGCCGGTGAAGGAGATCGGCCTTGACAGCATGGAAAATCCCACCATCTTTGAGGATTTTGTCCGTGCTTTGGGAGCGGAGCCGGTTGATTTCCCTTTTAAAATTGAATGCTGCAGCGCCTTCCAGACCGTCCATTCTATGGATCTGGCCACCCGCTGTTCACGGGATATTCTCAACAGTGCCAGAAACTGCGGTGCCGACCTGGTGATCACCACCTGCCCCTTGTGCCAGTTCAATCTGGATGACCGGCAGCCGGAGATAAAAAAAGCCGACCCCTCCTTCGAGCAGATTCCCGTGGTCTATTTCACCCAGCTGCTGGCCCTGGCCTTGGAATTACCGGTGGCTGAACTCGGGTTTGAACGTAATCTCATCGATCCGCTGCCCATGCTGCAGGCCAAAGGGATCGGAGTCGAATAG
- a CDS encoding CoB--CoM heterodisulfide reductase iron-sulfur subunit B family protein, with protein MKYSYYPGCTNHSTAVEYIEASHAVMAAMGIELAELPDWSCCGAASAHNLSQSLALGLSAFNIAEAEKQGADLVIPCAGCFNNLARAQRVLQTDPEKKKELEALLGFTYSGTISMLSIVDLLADDQRREQIKGLVKKPLSGLKVVCYYGCAIIRPQEVTGSDDVENPQRLDRLMADLGAEVVDWSCKVDCCGSDLGLTHPDKAAKLVNRITDYAVAAGVDCMVTSCALCQANVDIRQQRLPILYFTEMMAEAFQIGNRPRWWKKHFNDPSGLF; from the coding sequence ATGAAATATTCCTACTATCCAGGCTGTACCAATCACTCCACTGCGGTTGAGTATATCGAAGCCAGCCATGCGGTGATGGCGGCAATGGGCATCGAGCTGGCAGAGTTGCCCGATTGGTCCTGCTGCGGGGCTGCCTCTGCCCATAATCTCTCCCAGTCCCTGGCTCTTGGCCTGTCGGCCTTTAATATAGCCGAGGCTGAAAAGCAGGGTGCAGATCTGGTGATTCCCTGTGCCGGTTGTTTCAATAACCTGGCACGGGCCCAGCGGGTGCTGCAAACCGATCCGGAAAAGAAAAAAGAGCTGGAAGCTCTGCTGGGTTTTACCTATTCCGGGACGATCAGCATGCTGTCCATCGTCGACCTCCTTGCCGATGACCAGCGGCGGGAGCAGATCAAGGGGCTGGTGAAAAAGCCCCTGAGCGGTCTGAAAGTGGTCTGCTACTACGGTTGTGCCATTATCCGTCCCCAGGAGGTGACCGGTTCCGATGATGTGGAAAACCCCCAGCGACTTGACCGTTTGATGGCGGATCTGGGGGCGGAGGTGGTTGACTGGTCCTGCAAGGTGGATTGCTGCGGCAGTGACCTGGGGTTGACCCATCCCGATAAGGCGGCCAAACTGGTCAACAGGATTACTGATTATGCCGTTGCTGCCGGGGTGGATTGCATGGTGACCTCCTGTGCTTTGTGCCAGGCCAATGTCGATATCCGTCAGCAGCGGTTGCCGATCCTCTATTTTACTGAAATGATGGCTGAGGCGTTCCAGATCGGCAATCGTCCCCGCTGGTGGAAGAAGCATTTCAATGATCCCTCGGGGCTGTTTTAA